One window of Deinococcus depolymerans genomic DNA carries:
- a CDS encoding class I SAM-dependent methyltransferase codes for MTTPEGWEDRNRQQFDALAGGYDRLGFLTQVARFVAGQVPVPPGGAALDVMTGTGSVALALLGRAGSVTGLDLSEGMLRVARARVPGAAFVVGDAAHLPFPDGSFDVVVCASGLFFVPDMGAALREWRRVVRPGGQVLFSSFGRGLLGALPGLWRARLESHGVTPGFPPLGRIPTPDAARDLLRGAGLRDVQVDSTELPYTLAGVDHRWNEIVAGLEGLPLAGFTPHLRAQVETEHRAELAPLFSGGPVTVPLPVIVARGTRPE; via the coding sequence ATGACGACACCTGAGGGGTGGGAGGACCGCAACCGGCAGCAGTTCGACGCGCTGGCCGGCGGGTACGACCGGCTGGGGTTCCTGACGCAGGTGGCCCGCTTCGTGGCGGGGCAGGTGCCGGTCCCGCCGGGCGGCGCGGCGCTGGACGTGATGACCGGGACGGGGAGCGTGGCGCTGGCCCTGCTGGGCCGGGCGGGGTCCGTGACGGGCCTGGATCTCTCGGAAGGCATGCTGCGGGTGGCGCGGGCCCGCGTGCCGGGCGCGGCGTTCGTGGTGGGGGACGCGGCGCACCTGCCGTTCCCGGACGGGTCGTTCGACGTGGTGGTGTGCGCCTCGGGGCTGTTCTTCGTGCCGGACATGGGCGCGGCGCTGCGCGAGTGGCGGCGGGTGGTGCGGCCGGGCGGGCAGGTGCTGTTCTCGTCGTTCGGGCGCGGCCTGCTGGGCGCCCTGCCGGGGTTGTGGCGCGCGCGGCTGGAGTCGCATGGCGTGACGCCGGGGTTCCCGCCGCTGGGCCGCATTCCCACACCGGACGCCGCGCGGGACCTGCTGCGGGGCGCGGGCCTGCGGGACGTGCAGGTGGACAGCACGGAGCTGCCGTACACGCTGGCGGGCGTGGATCACCGCTGGAATGAGATCGTGGCGGGCCTGGAGGGCCTGCCGCTGGCGGGGTTCACGCCGCACCTGCGGGCGCAGGTGGAAACCGAGCACCGCGCGGAACTCGCGCCGCTGTTCAGCGGTGGGCCGGTCACGGTGCCGCTGCCGGTGATCGTGGCGCGCGGCACCCGGCCGGAATGA
- a CDS encoding TM2 domain-containing protein, which translates to MTRPEDDGKGTPGNAPSWVDEVLGRAGTAGPDDGPPQDLRIPQATPAAPPSLTKPAAPQPGLESRPVTPPASNLDRFGEPARPQVPQLPGGADVAQKKLIAGLLGIFLGSLGVHKFYLGNTTPGAIMLGVNVGVWIVAFLLGLLTLGFGLVITLPLAALVSSAVGLLGLVEGIIYLTKSDADFGREYILGQKPWL; encoded by the coding sequence ATGACCAGACCGGAAGACGATGGAAAGGGCACGCCGGGTAACGCGCCGTCGTGGGTGGACGAGGTGCTGGGCCGCGCGGGCACGGCCGGACCGGATGACGGGCCCCCCCAGGACCTGCGCATTCCCCAGGCGACCCCGGCCGCCCCGCCATCCCTGACGAAACCGGCGGCACCGCAGCCGGGCCTGGAGTCGCGGCCCGTCACGCCGCCCGCCTCGAACCTGGACCGCTTCGGGGAACCGGCGCGGCCGCAGGTCCCACAGCTGCCGGGCGGCGCGGACGTGGCGCAGAAGAAGCTGATCGCGGGGCTGCTGGGCATCTTCCTGGGCAGCCTGGGCGTGCACAAGTTCTACCTGGGGAACACCACGCCCGGCGCGATCATGCTGGGCGTGAACGTGGGCGTGTGGATCGTGGCGTTCCTGCTGGGCCTGCTGACGCTGGGGTTCGGGCTGGTCATCACGCTGCCGCTCGCCGCGCTGGTCAGCAGCGCCGTGGGCCTGCTGGGACTGGTCGAGGGCATCATCTACCTGACCAAGAGTGACGCGGACTTCGGGCGCGAGTACATCCTGGGACAGAAACCCTGGTTGTGA
- a CDS encoding GGDEF domain-containing protein: MTVHPPLLTARWWGVGVVTALLLCTAVLTLLLTGRPGAAVYGSGLVRVLALTLLAAAAARAPAALRPMFRRLLAATLTYVTAETVFIFTSPSLLISTGQPSFADALYLLFYPLVLWALRPLRIGRQLPLMPQLNILATTLTIVLPLYVLLARQLPGQQVSWWMGALYPALDAWVLSTLLALLFTRRRLPLVALPVLTGVLLVVLGDLAYLILSSRGMYSPLHPVTALWTSAMAAFGLSALRVLTAGTDPAWNRPIWVPRLVQLGPYVALGVAVLTWVLVSDGGTVEQVAFSGIMALTALLLARQELLGVRQRRLTARLRAAARALQGSRRDLWRQLHTDDLTGLPNRRACLDRLDSWLAQHPGRTDVGVLFLDLDGFKNVNDRYGHAAGDEVLRVTGQRLAGLATREQELLPARLSGDEFALVFLGSPERGESLARQVGTLITRPIDLPDGQTLTTAGSLGQMHSRQVAGVTTSALLSGADHAMYRVKRERKGERAAEHTPTLFD; this comes from the coding sequence ATGACGGTTCACCCGCCCCTGCTGACGGCCCGCTGGTGGGGCGTGGGGGTGGTCACTGCGCTGCTGCTGTGTACGGCCGTGCTGACCCTGCTGCTGACCGGCCGGCCCGGCGCGGCCGTGTACGGCTCCGGCCTCGTCCGCGTGCTGGCACTCACGCTGCTGGCCGCTGCCGCCGCCCGCGCCCCCGCGGCGCTGCGGCCCATGTTCCGCCGCCTGCTGGCCGCCACGCTGACGTACGTGACGGCCGAGACGGTGTTCATCTTCACCTCCCCGTCCCTGCTGATCTCGACCGGGCAGCCCAGCTTCGCGGACGCGCTGTACCTGCTGTTCTACCCGCTGGTGCTGTGGGCGCTGCGGCCCCTGCGGATCGGGCGGCAACTGCCGCTGATGCCGCAACTGAACATCCTGGCCACCACCCTGACCATCGTGCTGCCGCTGTACGTGCTGCTGGCACGGCAACTGCCCGGACAGCAGGTGTCGTGGTGGATGGGCGCCCTTTACCCCGCGCTGGACGCCTGGGTGCTCAGCACCCTGCTGGCCCTGCTGTTCACGCGCCGCCGCCTGCCCCTGGTGGCCCTGCCGGTCCTCACGGGCGTCCTGCTGGTCGTGCTGGGCGACCTCGCCTACCTGATTCTCAGTTCACGCGGGATGTACTCGCCGCTGCATCCCGTCACGGCGCTGTGGACGTCCGCGATGGCCGCGTTCGGCCTGTCCGCGCTGCGGGTCCTGACCGCCGGCACCGACCCGGCCTGGAACCGGCCTATCTGGGTCCCGAGGCTGGTGCAGCTGGGGCCGTACGTGGCCCTGGGGGTCGCCGTCCTCACCTGGGTGCTGGTCTCGGACGGCGGCACCGTCGAGCAGGTCGCGTTCAGCGGAATCATGGCGCTCACGGCGCTGCTGCTGGCCCGCCAGGAACTGCTGGGGGTCCGGCAGCGCCGCCTGACCGCCCGCCTGCGCGCCGCCGCGCGGGCCCTGCAGGGCAGCCGCCGGGACCTATGGCGGCAGCTGCACACCGACGACCTGACCGGCCTGCCCAACCGCCGCGCCTGCCTGGACCGCCTGGACAGCTGGCTGGCGCAACACCCGGGCAGGACCGACGTGGGCGTGCTGTTCCTCGACTTGGACGGCTTCAAGAACGTGAACGACAGGTACGGGCACGCGGCGGGCGACGAGGTGCTGCGCGTGACGGGACAGCGGCTGGCGGGACTGGCCACGCGGGAACAGGAGCTGCTGCCCGCCCGCCTGAGCGGGGACGAGTTCGCGCTGGTGTTCCTGGGCAGCCCGGAACGCGGTGAGTCGCTGGCACGGCAGGTCGGGACCCTGATCACGCGGCCGATTGATCTGCCGGACGGTCAGACGCTCACGACCGCCGGTTCGCTCGGGCAGATGCACAGCCGCCAGGTGGCCGGCGTGACCACCAGCGCCCTGCTGTCCGGCGCGGACCACGCCATGTACCGCGTGAAACGCGAACGCAAAGGCGAGCGTGCGGCGGAACACACGCCCACCCTGTTCGACTGA
- a CDS encoding aminotransferase class V-fold PLP-dependent enzyme — MTDTPRPAAHPADDWSYETTAVQSSIPRGLGQTIGFPIHAAAAFQFDTLEEAQAEFQQNTGLSYARLQNPTVRALEERITTLEGGAATVAVASGQAATLTAILSVCRAGDHVVSASSLFGGTTGMLGNILPLMGITATLVDNTPEAVRAALQPNTRLVWAEMISNPAGDIADIRAFADIAHAHGALLAIDNTCGGVGFLCRPLAHGADIVSQSLTKWAGGHGSVLGGAVTVGTGHDLTRNPLYTEGGEQSILRVRGDAALAWRQRWFGAHQLGMTLAPHSAFLIAQGLETLALRLERESATALGLAAWLEAHPRVGKVSYPGLGSHPHHHLAQTYLQAGQGAVLTFEVTDPGAFLSRVRVLRIAPNLGDVRTLVVHPWTTTHARVPEAARHAAGVTPLTIRMSVGVEALSDLKADIEQAL; from the coding sequence ATGACCGACACGCCCCGCCCGGCCGCCCACCCCGCCGACGACTGGAGTTACGAGACGACCGCCGTGCAGAGCAGCATTCCGCGCGGACTGGGGCAGACCATCGGCTTCCCGATCCACGCGGCCGCCGCGTTCCAGTTCGACACGCTGGAAGAGGCGCAGGCCGAGTTCCAGCAGAACACCGGCCTGAGTTACGCCCGGCTGCAGAACCCGACCGTGCGGGCCCTGGAGGAACGGATCACGACGCTGGAGGGCGGCGCGGCCACCGTCGCCGTGGCGAGCGGGCAGGCGGCCACCCTGACCGCGATTCTCAGCGTGTGCCGCGCCGGGGACCATGTGGTGTCGGCCAGCAGCCTGTTCGGCGGGACGACCGGGATGCTGGGTAACATCCTGCCGCTGATGGGCATCACGGCCACGCTGGTGGACAACACCCCCGAGGCCGTGCGGGCCGCCCTGCAACCCAACACGCGGCTCGTCTGGGCCGAGATGATCAGCAACCCCGCCGGGGACATCGCGGACATCCGTGCCTTCGCGGACATCGCGCACGCGCACGGGGCGCTGCTGGCCATCGACAACACCTGCGGCGGCGTGGGGTTCCTGTGCCGGCCGCTCGCGCACGGCGCGGACATCGTCAGTCAGTCCCTGACCAAGTGGGCGGGCGGGCACGGCAGCGTGCTGGGCGGGGCCGTCACGGTCGGCACCGGGCACGACCTGACCCGCAACCCCCTCTACACCGAGGGCGGCGAGCAGAGCATCCTCCGCGTGCGGGGCGACGCGGCCCTCGCGTGGCGGCAACGCTGGTTCGGCGCGCACCAGCTGGGCATGACGCTGGCCCCGCACAGTGCGTTCCTGATCGCGCAGGGCCTCGAGACGCTCGCCCTGCGCCTGGAACGCGAGAGTGCCACCGCGCTGGGCCTGGCCGCGTGGCTGGAGGCGCACCCGCGCGTCGGGAAGGTCAGTTACCCCGGCCTGGGCAGCCACCCGCACCACCACCTCGCGCAGACGTACCTGCAGGCCGGGCAGGGCGCGGTCCTGACCTTCGAGGTGACGGACCCCGGCGCGTTCCTGTCGCGCGTGCGGGTGCTGCGCATCGCCCCGAACCTGGGGGACGTGCGGACGCTGGTCGTGCATCCCTGGACGACCACGCACGCCCGCGTGCCCGAGGCGGCCCGCCACGCCGCGGGGGTCACGCCCCTGACCATCCGCATGAGCGTGGGCGTCGAGGCCCTGTCGGACCTGAAAGCGGACATCGAGCAGGCGCTGTAG
- a CDS encoding NUDIX domain-containing protein, with protein sequence MSDPAGLPLPPLPATLSVGVSVLVQDEAGRVLLQRRGDDGRWGTPGGHLNPGETFLQAAQRELFEETGLICPDLHLMPLPDALIDGPAFRISTPIGAAYQVGLRARGTLSAAALDLAAPDDSGETLALAWFPLSDLPPLSGAINVASLNLLRREQGLPDLPLPPA encoded by the coding sequence ATGTCCGACCCAGCCGGCCTCCCCCTGCCTCCCCTGCCCGCCACGCTGTCCGTGGGCGTCAGCGTCCTCGTTCAGGACGAGGCGGGGCGCGTGCTGCTGCAACGGCGCGGTGACGACGGCCGCTGGGGCACGCCCGGCGGACACCTGAACCCCGGCGAGACCTTCCTGCAGGCCGCGCAGCGCGAACTGTTCGAGGAGACCGGCCTGATCTGCCCGGACCTTCACCTGATGCCGCTGCCCGACGCCCTGATCGACGGTCCTGCCTTCCGGATCAGCACGCCCATCGGCGCGGCGTACCAGGTGGGCCTGCGTGCCCGCGGGACCCTCAGCGCCGCGGCGCTGGACCTCGCCGCGCCCGACGACAGCGGCGAGACCCTGGCCCTGGCGTGGTTCCCGCTGAGCGACCTGCCGCCCCTGAGCGGCGCGATCAACGTCGCCAGCCTGAACCTGCTGCGCCGCGAGCAGGGCCTGCCGGACCTGCCCCTGCCCCCGGCCTAG
- a CDS encoding creatininase family protein, translated as MRIEDMNWAMVAETLRAEDRCVLPLGCTEQHATLSLATDTRLAARVAAEAAEGLGVPVFPALPYGVTPSFTAYPGTVSLRVGTYLALLDDLLSGLHAQGFRRILIVNGHGGNSPGQGWLGEWLARHPDARVQWHNWWNAPRTWAAVQATDELASHASWMENFPWTRLEGVAAPEERKPMVDVAALRQLPPALVRERLGDGNYGGLHRRPDREMQRIWQEAVAETRALLQGGWA; from the coding sequence ATGCGGATCGAGGACATGAACTGGGCCATGGTGGCCGAGACGCTGCGCGCGGAGGACCGCTGCGTGCTGCCGCTGGGCTGCACCGAGCAGCACGCGACCCTGAGTCTGGCGACCGACACGCGCCTCGCCGCGCGGGTGGCGGCCGAGGCGGCCGAGGGGCTGGGCGTGCCGGTGTTCCCGGCGCTACCGTACGGGGTGACGCCATCGTTCACGGCGTACCCGGGCACCGTGAGCCTGCGGGTGGGCACGTACCTGGCGCTGCTGGACGACCTGCTGTCGGGCCTGCACGCGCAGGGGTTCCGGCGGATCCTGATCGTGAACGGGCACGGCGGGAACTCGCCGGGGCAGGGGTGGCTCGGGGAGTGGCTGGCGCGGCACCCGGACGCGCGGGTGCAGTGGCATAACTGGTGGAACGCGCCGCGCACCTGGGCGGCCGTGCAGGCCACAGATGAACTGGCGAGCCACGCGAGCTGGATGGAGAACTTCCCCTGGACGCGCCTGGAGGGCGTGGCGGCCCCCGAGGAACGCAAACCCATGGTGGACGTGGCGGCCCTGCGGCAACTGCCGCCCGCGCTGGTCCGGGAGCGGCTGGGCGACGGGAATTACGGCGGGCTGCACCGCCGCCCGGACCGGGAGATGCAGCGCATCTGGCAGGAGGCCGTCGCAGAGACGCGCGCCCTGCTCCAGGGAGGCTGGGCGTGA
- a CDS encoding NUDIX domain-containing protein has product MQLREVWGNRPLMAASAGALIQDEHGRVLLQRRGDDGLWGEPGGALEPGEAFLTGARRELFEETGLDCPDLTLLPLPEGLQDGPELFHRYPNGHEIYIIGMRAHGTLPAAALAGAAPDDSGETLELQWFPLDALPDLSNNANRASMNVLRARAGLPPLPLTPTPPAPPVGNFLMELRRVIGPRPWFAPGSNVLVTDDRGRLLLLRHGHTRLWTLPGGSLEPGETFAGTASRELFEETGLHAAHLEPLHMFAGPEYRFTYPNGHIVDYVSVLYRAHGVTGTLTPQPGEVLEVGWFSPDDLPGEEELSGELIRANLRWWRTHGDTPDQ; this is encoded by the coding sequence ATGCAATTACGTGAGGTGTGGGGCAACCGCCCGCTGATGGCGGCGTCGGCAGGCGCGTTGATTCAGGACGAGCACGGGCGCGTGCTGCTGCAACGCCGCGGCGACGACGGCCTGTGGGGCGAACCGGGCGGCGCGCTGGAACCCGGCGAAGCGTTCCTGACCGGCGCCCGCCGCGAACTGTTCGAGGAGACCGGCCTGGACTGCCCGGACCTGACCCTGCTGCCGCTGCCCGAGGGCCTGCAGGACGGCCCGGAGCTGTTCCACCGCTACCCGAACGGGCACGAGATCTACATCATCGGGATGCGGGCGCACGGCACACTGCCCGCCGCCGCGCTGGCAGGGGCCGCGCCGGACGACAGCGGCGAGACCCTGGAACTCCAGTGGTTCCCGCTGGACGCCCTGCCGGACCTCAGCAACAACGCCAACCGCGCCAGCATGAACGTCCTGCGCGCCCGCGCGGGCCTCCCGCCCCTGCCGCTGACGCCCACGCCACCCGCACCGCCGGTCGGGAACTTCCTGATGGAGTTGCGGCGCGTGATCGGTCCGCGCCCCTGGTTCGCGCCCGGCTCGAACGTCCTCGTCACCGACGACCGGGGCCGCCTCCTGCTGCTGCGGCACGGGCACACGCGCCTGTGGACGCTGCCCGGCGGCAGCCTGGAACCCGGCGAGACCTTCGCGGGGACCGCCTCCCGCGAACTGTTCGAGGAGACCGGGCTGCACGCCGCCCACCTGGAGCCCCTGCACATGTTCGCCGGACCCGAGTACCGCTTCACGTACCCCAACGGGCACATCGTGGACTACGTCTCCGTCCTGTACCGCGCCCACGGCGTCACCGGCACCCTCACCCCCCAGCCCGGCGAGGTGCTGGAGGTCGGGTGGTTCAGCCCCGACGACCTGCCGGGCGAAGAGGAACTCAGCGGCGAACTGATCCGCGCCAACCTCCGCTGGTGGCGCACGCACGGAGACACCCCAGACCAATAA
- a CDS encoding phenylalanine--tRNA ligase subunit beta — protein MKIPYSWLKELVPGLPVVSELEPIFAGLGLPLEGVEEVAAPPAGVLLVAVKAAEAMPGTQLTRLTLDVGEHGEKVIASGAGNAVGLPAGTMLALVSPGTELGGMTYGVRALQGVESWGMAASAKELGLGESSAGLMLFPANTAKPGTPMRELWAADHVLDVEVTPNRADVLSALGLARDLAAFLKLDLVQPPMGPQAVGEGEIRVSLPEKGIRIERDPTQKLRFGCDRFVARTVSGLRNGPAPLWMQRRVTLSGMRSIDLIVDTSNYVMLELGQPTALYDRRDVRGDQILVAFGLRQGERVRDLMGGEHEVGPEDLLILDGAQPEVSTVADAFETAGQPRLGDTVLGIAGIMGGDHGHVRADTTDVVIEVAHFDPVLLRRTSTRLGLKTDAVYRYERGVDPLLPERAAARLVGLLGDAGGQVHPGATVVGDPEIPGRIEATGEQIRALLGMPVDTDEMRGILSRLGCVVEGEGDALSVLPPSWRVDMAIWQDLAEEVARLHGFLHLPESLPTLRVHESNIGAEKPGVARATLRRTLAGLGAQEVVTYTFTSDEEAGKARTERPGVRLRNPLTADRTGLRTALYPSLLKAAQAHAKGDRVLIFEMGRIFPASGETERVGLLMRGPLAPRTDQAGVAGDFRAFKGLVETLAGTLGASFELRQLRGDAVPSALHPGIAGEVIWNGQSVGWLGALHPEIAQAFGLKGDTFLMEAALPLPGREWAFRDPSRAPAAWRDLAVITPTGVSYGEIAALLREHGGTLLESVEPFDVFTGEQIGTGNRSVAVRLVFRGDRTLTDAEVDPVMDALMGAVRAQGWSIREK, from the coding sequence ATGAAAATTCCGTATTCGTGGTTGAAGGAACTGGTGCCGGGTCTGCCGGTGGTGTCGGAGCTGGAGCCGATCTTCGCGGGGCTGGGTCTGCCGCTGGAGGGCGTGGAGGAGGTCGCGGCGCCGCCGGCGGGGGTGTTGCTGGTGGCGGTGAAGGCGGCGGAGGCGATGCCGGGTACGCAGTTGACGCGCCTGACGCTGGATGTCGGTGAGCACGGCGAGAAGGTCATTGCGTCGGGCGCGGGGAACGCGGTGGGGCTGCCCGCTGGGACGATGCTGGCGTTGGTGTCGCCGGGTACGGAACTGGGCGGCATGACGTATGGCGTGCGGGCGTTGCAGGGCGTGGAGTCGTGGGGTATGGCGGCGAGTGCGAAGGAGCTGGGGTTGGGTGAGAGCAGCGCGGGCCTGATGCTGTTCCCGGCGAACACGGCGAAGCCGGGGACGCCGATGCGGGAGCTGTGGGCAGCGGATCACGTGCTGGACGTGGAGGTCACCCCGAACCGCGCGGACGTGCTGAGCGCGCTGGGGCTGGCGCGGGATCTGGCGGCGTTCCTGAAGCTGGACCTCGTGCAGCCCCCGATGGGGCCGCAGGCGGTGGGGGAGGGCGAGATCCGCGTGTCCCTGCCGGAAAAGGGCATCCGGATCGAGCGGGACCCGACCCAGAAGCTGCGCTTCGGCTGCGACCGCTTCGTGGCCCGCACGGTCAGTGGCCTGCGGAACGGTCCGGCGCCGCTGTGGATGCAGCGCCGCGTGACCCTGTCCGGCATGCGTTCCATTGACCTGATCGTGGATACCAGCAACTACGTGATGCTGGAACTGGGTCAGCCGACGGCGCTGTACGACCGGCGGGACGTGCGCGGCGATCAGATTCTCGTGGCGTTCGGGCTGCGTCAGGGCGAGCGGGTGCGGGACCTGATGGGCGGCGAGCATGAGGTCGGCCCGGAGGACCTGCTGATCCTCGACGGCGCGCAGCCCGAGGTCTCCACGGTGGCGGACGCTTTCGAGACCGCCGGGCAGCCCAGACTGGGCGACACGGTGCTGGGCATCGCGGGCATCATGGGCGGCGATCACGGGCACGTGCGGGCCGACACGACGGACGTGGTGATCGAGGTCGCGCACTTCGACCCGGTGCTGCTGCGCCGCACGAGCACCCGCCTGGGCCTGAAGACGGACGCCGTGTACCGCTATGAGCGCGGCGTGGACCCCCTGCTGCCCGAACGCGCGGCGGCCCGACTGGTGGGCCTGCTGGGCGACGCGGGCGGGCAGGTGCACCCCGGCGCGACGGTCGTGGGCGACCCCGAGATTCCGGGCCGGATCGAGGCGACGGGTGAGCAGATCCGCGCGCTGCTGGGCATGCCCGTGGACACCGACGAGATGCGCGGCATCCTCAGCCGCCTGGGTTGCGTCGTGGAAGGGGAGGGCGACGCCCTGAGCGTCCTGCCGCCCTCGTGGCGGGTGGATATGGCGATCTGGCAGGACCTCGCGGAGGAGGTCGCGCGCCTGCACGGCTTCTTGCACCTGCCCGAGAGCCTCCCCACCCTGCGCGTTCACGAGAGCAACATCGGCGCGGAGAAGCCCGGCGTGGCCCGCGCGACGCTGCGCCGCACCCTGGCCGGACTGGGCGCGCAGGAGGTCGTCACGTACACCTTCACCAGCGACGAGGAGGCCGGGAAGGCCCGCACCGAGCGGCCCGGCGTGCGCCTGCGCAACCCCCTGACCGCCGACCGGACCGGGCTGCGCACCGCGCTGTACCCCAGCCTCCTGAAGGCCGCGCAGGCCCACGCGAAGGGCGACCGCGTGCTGATCTTCGAGATGGGCCGCATCTTCCCCGCCAGCGGCGAGACCGAACGCGTCGGCCTGCTGATGCGCGGACCGCTGGCGCCCCGCACCGATCAGGCGGGCGTCGCCGGGGACTTCCGCGCGTTCAAGGGCCTCGTCGAAACCCTGGCCGGCACCCTGGGCGCCAGCTTCGAACTGCGCCAGCTGCGCGGCGACGCCGTGCCGTCCGCCCTGCACCCCGGCATCGCGGGCGAGGTCATCTGGAACGGCCAGAGCGTCGGCTGGCTCGGCGCGCTGCACCCCGAGATCGCCCAGGCGTTCGGCCTCAAGGGCGACACCTTCCTCATGGAAGCTGCGCTGCCCCTGCCGGGCCGCGAGTGGGCGTTCCGCGACCCCAGCCGCGCCCCCGCCGCGTGGCGCGACCTCGCCGTCATCACCCCCACCGGTGTCAGCTACGGCGAGATCGCCGCGCTGCTGCGCGAACACGGCGGCACCCTGTTGGAAAGCGTGGAACCCTTCGACGTGTTCACCGGCGAGCAGATCGGCACGGGCAACCGCTCGGTCGCCGTGCGCCTCGTCTTCCGCGGCGACCGGACCCTCACCGACGCCGAGGTGGACCCCGTCATGGACGCCCTGATGGGCGCCGTCCGCGCGCAGGGCTGGAGTATCCGCGAGAAGTGA
- a CDS encoding endonuclease domain-containing protein — translation MTPHDARTSPSTDVARMLRRRMTPEEILLWQHLRRKQLGVTFRRQEPMGRYVADFVCYERTLVIELDGSQHLNSDTDRERDADMLDHGFQTLRFWNNEVRSNLPGVLERIQQVLDARKDL, via the coding sequence GTGACCCCACATGACGCGCGCACCAGTCCATCCACCGACGTCGCCCGCATGCTGCGCAGGCGCATGACCCCCGAAGAAATCCTGTTGTGGCAGCACCTGCGCCGCAAACAACTCGGCGTAACCTTCCGCAGACAGGAACCCATGGGCCGGTACGTCGCGGACTTCGTCTGCTACGAACGCACTCTCGTCATCGAACTCGACGGCAGCCAACACCTGAACAGCGACACCGACCGGGAACGCGACGCCGACATGCTCGACCACGGCTTCCAGACCCTGCGCTTCTGGAACAACGAAGTGCGGAGCAACCTCCCCGGCGTCCTCGAACGAATCCAACAGGTCCTGGACGCCAGAAAGGACCTTTAG
- a CDS encoding NUDIX hydrolase, translating into MRARAVAIILNDKAEVLLMLRRKAGRAYATLPGGGIEDGETPAQACIREVLEEVNLTVTVGPELLVLENIGNLEHYFQAQVQSGEMRLGDGPEAIRSSDENWYSPQWVPLTDLESVNLVPERARELVREVAAR; encoded by the coding sequence GTGAGAGCCCGCGCCGTCGCCATCATCCTGAACGACAAGGCCGAGGTGCTACTCATGCTCCGGCGCAAGGCAGGCCGCGCGTACGCCACGCTGCCCGGCGGCGGCATCGAGGACGGCGAGACGCCCGCCCAGGCCTGCATCCGCGAGGTGCTGGAGGAAGTGAACCTGACCGTCACGGTCGGCCCCGAACTCCTCGTGCTGGAGAACATCGGCAACCTGGAGCACTACTTCCAGGCGCAGGTGCAGTCCGGCGAGATGCGCCTCGGCGACGGCCCCGAAGCGATCCGCAGCAGCGACGAGAACTGGTACTCGCCGCAATGGGTGCCCCTCACGGACCTGGAAAGCGTGAACCTCGTGCCCGAGCGGGCGAGGGAACTCGTGCGCGAGGTGGCTGCGCGATGA
- the pheS gene encoding phenylalanine--tRNA ligase subunit alpha, producing MHEAIPEIQAATTLEALQTVKTKYVGKSGLVTRELGTLGKLPPEERKARGAEINAVRQAIQTALDDRETTLRREALDAQLQSEAIDVTLPGLPLPAGGLHPINRVYDDLTGIYERLGYTVVEGPEVEDEHHNFEALNVPWYHPARDLQDTFWLEDGRLLRTHTSPMQIRYMTEHEPDLKIVVRGKVYRYEATDATHESMFHQLEGLVVGDHISMADLKGTIAEMARGLYGAGAKVRFQPSYYPFVEPGADFAVYWDNPRGESKWLELGGCGMVHPSVFKAVDDLREAQGKPRVYEGKTGFAFGLGPERIAMLKYKIPDIRYFYANDPRVIGQFRGELE from the coding sequence ATGCACGAAGCCATCCCCGAAATCCAGGCGGCCACCACCCTCGAAGCGCTCCAGACCGTCAAGACCAAGTACGTCGGCAAGAGCGGCCTCGTCACCCGCGAACTCGGCACCCTGGGCAAACTCCCCCCCGAAGAACGCAAGGCACGCGGCGCGGAAATCAACGCCGTCCGGCAGGCCATCCAGACTGCCCTCGACGACCGCGAAACCACCCTGCGGCGCGAAGCCCTCGACGCCCAGCTGCAAAGCGAGGCCATCGACGTCACCCTCCCCGGCCTCCCCCTCCCGGCGGGCGGCCTGCACCCCATCAACCGCGTCTACGACGACCTCACCGGCATCTACGAACGCCTCGGGTACACCGTCGTCGAAGGGCCCGAAGTCGAGGATGAACACCACAACTTCGAAGCCCTCAACGTCCCCTGGTACCACCCCGCCCGCGACCTCCAGGACACCTTCTGGCTCGAGGACGGCCGCCTGCTGCGCACCCACACCAGCCCCATGCAGATCCGCTACATGACGGAGCACGAACCCGACCTGAAAATCGTCGTGCGCGGCAAGGTCTACCGCTACGAAGCCACCGACGCCACCCACGAAAGCATGTTCCACCAGCTCGAAGGCCTCGTCGTCGGCGACCACATCAGCATGGCCGACCTGAAAGGCACCATCGCCGAAATGGCCCGCGGCCTCTACGGCGCAGGCGCCAAGGTCCGCTTCCAGCCCAGCTACTACCCCTTCGTGGAACCCGGCGCGGACTTCGCCGTGTACTGGGACAACCCCCGCGGCGAGAGCAAATGGCTCGAACTCGGCGGGTGCGGCATGGTCCACCCCAGCGTCTTCAAAGCCGTCGACGACCTCCGCGAAGCACAGGGCAAACCTCGCGTCTACGAGGGCAAGACCGGCTTCGCGTTCGGCCTCGGCCCGGAACGCATCGCCATGCTCAAGTACAAGATCCCCGACATCCGCTACTTCTACGCCAACGACCCCCGCGTCATCGGGCAGTTCCGGGGAGAACTGGAGTGA